A genomic region of Exiguobacterium sp. Helios contains the following coding sequences:
- a CDS encoding aldo/keto reductase, whose translation MNETERTVILAALKQKTVTLPDQTHVRALGQGTWRMGEDQSKRQAEIEALHVGLDSGMELIDTAEMYGEGASEKLIREVLKERRDEVFLVSKVYPHNAGGEKLRAACEQTLENLGTDYLDLYLLHWRGSIPLQETVDGLEQLKAEGKIRRWGVSNFDVKDMKELLALDKGDQCAVNQVLYHLGSRGIEYELIPLLKQHGIPVMAYCPLAEGGSLREQLLDHPTVERLAEEHGVKPAQILLAWAIRSGDVIAIPKAGQAQHVEENGKAALVELTDEEYTALDEAFPAPTKKEALDIV comes from the coding sequence ATGAATGAGACAGAACGGACCGTCATACTGGCGGCACTGAAACAAAAGACCGTAACACTTCCGGATCAGACGCATGTTCGTGCACTTGGCCAAGGGACATGGCGTATGGGAGAAGACCAAAGTAAGCGTCAGGCTGAAATCGAAGCCTTGCATGTCGGACTCGACAGCGGGATGGAATTGATTGATACGGCTGAAATGTACGGAGAAGGCGCTTCTGAAAAGCTGATTCGAGAAGTGCTGAAAGAACGACGTGATGAAGTGTTCCTCGTCTCAAAAGTTTACCCGCATAATGCCGGCGGCGAAAAACTGCGTGCAGCATGTGAACAGACACTTGAAAATCTTGGTACTGATTACTTGGATCTTTATCTATTGCACTGGCGCGGCAGCATCCCGCTTCAGGAAACGGTCGACGGCCTCGAGCAATTAAAAGCAGAAGGTAAAATCCGCCGGTGGGGTGTCTCAAACTTTGATGTCAAAGATATGAAAGAACTCCTCGCTCTTGATAAAGGCGATCAATGCGCCGTCAACCAGGTGCTGTACCATCTCGGTTCGCGTGGTATCGAGTATGAATTGATTCCGCTCTTAAAACAACACGGCATTCCGGTCATGGCCTATTGCCCACTCGCAGAAGGCGGCAGCTTACGGGAGCAGTTGCTGGATCATCCGACCGTCGAACGTCTTGCGGAAGAACATGGCGTCAAACCGGCACAAATTCTACTGGCCTGGGCGATTCGTAGCGGTGACGTCATCGCCATCCCGAAAGCCGGGCAGGCACAACACGTGGAAGAAAACGGGAAAGCCGCGTTAGTCGAGTTAACCGACGAAGAATATACAGCACTCGATGAAGCATTCCCGGCACCAACTAAAAAAGAAGCACTTGATATCGTCTAA
- a CDS encoding zinc-binding dehydrogenase: MKAYVVEQYGKDAALTEKDVTLEQMGNYDLKIKVEGTSLNPLDTKMFFGHVAAAPATGILQGDVTGKIIEIGESVTSFSIGDHVIAFGGGLGNRSGALAEQMLVPEKMAVLRPENLDIATAGCLPVISLTAMEVLKERAAVHQGMRLYVAGGTGGVGHLVGQLAKHYGCDVTASASNDEKATWLEQHGIRPHRYRDESAEQLLARLGHDGFDVIVDTVGGDHLQESFILAKERGKIISIATRTTQDLTPMHSKALTLEAVFVALPLLKGKKEEMVRQQQHLAEVAQLVADGVIDLVIEEQVPRQLDALNAAYQTFDQRSHFGKISVL; this comes from the coding sequence ATGAAAGCCTATGTGGTAGAACAGTATGGAAAAGACGCTGCACTAACAGAAAAAGACGTCACACTCGAACAAATGGGGAACTATGATTTGAAGATTAAAGTGGAAGGTACGAGCCTGAATCCACTGGACACAAAAATGTTTTTTGGTCATGTGGCGGCAGCTCCTGCAACTGGAATTCTCCAGGGAGATGTTACGGGGAAAATCATTGAAATCGGAGAGAGTGTGACGTCTTTTTCTATCGGCGATCACGTCATCGCATTTGGCGGCGGACTCGGTAACCGGTCCGGGGCACTGGCGGAGCAGATGTTGGTTCCTGAAAAGATGGCCGTACTCAGACCAGAGAATCTGGATATTGCAACAGCAGGTTGTCTGCCGGTCATCAGTCTGACAGCGATGGAAGTGTTGAAGGAACGGGCAGCTGTTCATCAGGGGATGCGCTTATATGTAGCAGGTGGAACGGGTGGAGTCGGACACCTTGTCGGACAACTGGCTAAACATTATGGATGTGACGTGACAGCGAGTGCTTCAAATGATGAGAAAGCAACGTGGTTAGAACAACACGGTATTCGTCCGCACCGGTACCGGGATGAATCAGCCGAACAATTATTAGCGCGTCTCGGTCATGATGGATTCGATGTCATCGTTGATACCGTCGGCGGAGATCATTTGCAGGAGTCGTTCATCCTTGCGAAGGAACGCGGGAAAATTATTTCCATCGCCACCCGGACGACACAGGATTTGACACCGATGCACAGTAAAGCACTGACGCTCGAAGCCGTCTTTGTTGCTCTTCCATTACTGAAAGGGAAAAAGGAAGAAATGGTACGTCAACAGCAGCATCTGGCGGAAGTCGCACAACTCGTCGCGGATGGAGTCATCGATCTTGTCATCGAAGAGCAGGTGCCGCGTCAGCTTGATGCATTGAATGCGGCCTATCAAACCTTTGATCAGCGGTCACATTTCGGAAAGATAAGTGTCCTTTAA
- the pepT gene encoding peptidase T yields MKHDLIRRLTTYAKIDTQSDYASTTVPTTDGQWTLARLLVDELKEIGMSDVTVDENGYVMATLPANTDADIPTIGFLAHLDTATDFTGTNVNPQIVEGYDGEDLVLNPTIPVILSPKDFPALKNYVGHTLMTTDGTTLLGADNKAGIAEIMTAMHHLLTHPEIKHGRIRVAFTPDEEIGRGPHHFDVAAFDAKFAYTVDGGPLGELEYESFNAAAAEIVFHGTNVHPGTAKDKMVNSQKHAMAFQNRLPGDEAPEFTDGFEGFYHLISFEGSVEKTTAQYIIRDFDRTKFEARKHFLTALVEEWNKKYGAGSVEIKLNDQYYNMREKIEPHMEIVDIAHAAMESRGITPIIKPIRGGTDGSQLSYMGLPTPNIFTGGENYHGKFEFISVDNMVKATEVVVAIAERFAQSTK; encoded by the coding sequence TTGAAACATGATTTGATTCGTCGTTTGACTACATATGCGAAAATCGATACACAGTCTGACTACGCAAGTACGACCGTTCCGACAACAGACGGGCAATGGACGCTCGCTCGTCTGCTTGTTGACGAACTGAAGGAAATTGGCATGAGTGATGTGACCGTCGATGAAAACGGATATGTCATGGCGACCCTTCCTGCCAATACCGATGCGGACATTCCGACAATCGGATTTTTAGCCCACTTGGATACGGCGACTGATTTCACGGGTACAAACGTCAATCCGCAAATCGTCGAAGGATATGATGGAGAAGACCTGGTGCTTAACCCAACCATTCCTGTCATCCTGTCACCAAAGGATTTTCCTGCACTTAAAAACTACGTCGGGCATACGTTGATGACAACAGATGGCACGACATTGCTCGGCGCAGACAATAAGGCCGGAATCGCCGAAATCATGACCGCGATGCATCATCTCCTCACGCACCCTGAAATCAAACATGGCCGGATTCGTGTCGCCTTCACACCGGATGAAGAAATCGGACGTGGTCCGCATCATTTTGACGTCGCTGCTTTTGATGCGAAATTCGCTTATACGGTTGACGGTGGTCCGCTCGGTGAACTTGAATATGAAAGTTTCAACGCAGCTGCTGCCGAAATCGTCTTCCACGGAACAAACGTCCACCCAGGGACGGCGAAAGACAAGATGGTCAACTCGCAAAAACATGCGATGGCTTTTCAGAACCGGTTACCGGGTGATGAAGCACCTGAATTTACAGACGGTTTCGAAGGATTCTACCACTTGATTTCGTTTGAAGGTTCGGTCGAAAAAACAACGGCCCAGTACATCATCCGTGATTTTGACCGGACTAAGTTCGAAGCCCGGAAACACTTCCTGACGGCTTTAGTCGAAGAATGGAACAAGAAATATGGCGCAGGAAGCGTTGAAATCAAACTAAATGATCAATATTACAACATGCGTGAAAAAATCGAACCGCATATGGAAATCGTTGATATCGCGCATGCGGCGATGGAGTCACGTGGTATCACACCTATTATCAAACCAATCCGTGGCGGGACGGACGGTTCGCAACTGTCGTACATGGGACTCCCGACACCAAACATCTTCACAGGTGGCGAAAACTACCACGGGAAGTTCGAGTTCATCTCTGTCGACAATATGGTGAAGGCAACGGAAGTCGTTGTGGCCATTGCTGAACGATTTGCTCAGTCAACCAAATAA
- a CDS encoding DUF3427 domain-containing protein, whose amino-acid sequence MSSFQEKLRSQNTESHPFEKSSPIQPADYTAELLTHLNELFYKSIVELQHNQLTGEMIETTNRWLSALDEPLLATPLHRELISSTATPVHYEKSLRAWDLIAPGQENQEKLLHHLIDELSTAQSADWMVSFTRHSGIQTLVPSFQEAERINKPIRILTSFYMNITEAKALRTLMQFKNIEIKIYEPIKKNQAFHPKAYLFTRETNLHSAIIGSSNLSKSALTNGLEWNVRIPHSPLTSLVSQAQTLFNNLWNSNEAIPCTSAILDQYEQHHLDAPKIKQFIVNDRVAEPPVEYEVIQPNEMQLPALEQLHRLRLKQQTKAMVIAATGTGKTYLAAFDVKQFDAKRVLFVAHRGKLLSQAEETFKKIFTDGDATFGRYQANQKDLDKQFIFATIQTFSKEIHLEQFDPNTFDYIIIDEFHHAASESYQKILNYFTSQFLLGITATPERMDGLNIFKLVDHNIAYEIRLYDALAQDLLTPFHYFGIQDDEAIDYEAIPQKNGLYIEKDLVEALERSSRTEYILEMMTKFGHSGANQVGLGFCVNIDHAEYMAAEFNKHQIESLAITSKQTEAEREHAIQRLEDDRDPLSFIFTVDLFNEGVDIPKINVMLFLRPTESPTIFIQQLGRGLRKHESKEYVTILDFIGNSQRAFVAPLVLSGQQSFHSIDRYHVANAVQNHFPILPEGSLAILDRVTETFIIEQMKKIEFSASKQLRESYQRLMTMIGDTPSLNDLVTHPDAPAIETIIQQWKSVLRLKQLEKVATDEEVALLLNPDTRRVLQHIESWFPIREPFSLLMIQLLFNQQTISADDVIQSTAIRFAVSAEALTHRLPLIQHLFNRWSTSLKHDRIILLVESATSEYAFSEEMTRVLASSPELVDYLQELIQAGLHSFEQLSGGENWLTSSQSLISRMTYSRSVIQRLLQSPSQEGSWREGVAQAGDDYVLFVNLHKNESIEDQLNYQDYFIDKDHFHWQSQSIATATGKSGELYRHHEARGIKIHLFIRKAEKEQGRSLPFTYFGELIHKSSHGSKPINVEWILKEPLTSEEFISWKKLS is encoded by the coding sequence ATGTCATCGTTTCAAGAAAAATTACGCAGTCAAAATACTGAATCTCATCCTTTTGAAAAAAGCTCTCCGATTCAACCGGCAGATTATACCGCCGAATTACTAACACACTTAAATGAACTCTTCTATAAATCGATTGTTGAACTTCAACACAATCAACTGACCGGGGAAATGATTGAAACCACAAACCGTTGGCTCTCTGCATTAGATGAACCGCTTTTGGCTACGCCCTTGCATCGTGAATTAATATCTTCTACTGCGACACCTGTACATTATGAAAAATCATTAAGAGCTTGGGATTTAATTGCACCGGGACAGGAAAATCAGGAAAAACTGTTACATCACTTGATTGATGAATTATCAACAGCCCAATCTGCCGACTGGATGGTCAGCTTTACACGCCATTCCGGAATTCAAACACTCGTCCCTTCATTTCAAGAAGCGGAACGGATCAATAAACCGATTCGTATCTTAACTTCATTTTATATGAACATTACGGAAGCCAAAGCATTACGTACCCTGATGCAGTTTAAAAATATCGAGATTAAAATTTACGAACCGATCAAAAAAAATCAGGCTTTCCATCCAAAAGCTTATTTATTTACGCGGGAAACTAATTTACATAGTGCGATTATCGGTTCATCCAATTTATCAAAGTCTGCTTTAACCAACGGACTGGAGTGGAATGTTCGAATTCCCCATTCTCCTCTCACGTCTTTAGTTTCTCAAGCGCAAACTCTGTTTAATAATCTTTGGAACAGTAACGAAGCCATTCCCTGCACCTCAGCAATTTTAGATCAATATGAACAACACCATTTAGACGCTCCGAAAATCAAACAGTTTATCGTCAATGACCGCGTTGCAGAGCCTCCTGTTGAATACGAAGTAATTCAGCCAAATGAGATGCAGCTTCCGGCTTTGGAACAATTACACCGTTTACGGTTAAAGCAACAAACAAAAGCCATGGTCATTGCAGCAACGGGAACAGGAAAAACTTATTTGGCTGCCTTTGATGTGAAACAGTTTGATGCCAAACGTGTTCTATTCGTTGCCCATCGTGGAAAACTGTTATCTCAAGCTGAAGAAACATTCAAAAAGATTTTCACAGATGGCGATGCTACTTTTGGTCGTTATCAAGCAAATCAAAAAGATCTTGATAAACAATTTATCTTTGCGACCATTCAAACGTTTTCAAAAGAAATTCATTTGGAACAATTCGATCCAAACACTTTTGATTACATCATCATCGATGAGTTTCACCATGCTGCTTCCGAGTCTTACCAAAAAATCCTCAACTACTTTACATCGCAATTTTTACTCGGCATTACAGCAACACCGGAACGAATGGACGGATTAAATATCTTTAAGTTAGTGGACCACAATATTGCATACGAAATTCGATTGTACGATGCATTGGCCCAAGACTTATTAACACCGTTCCATTACTTTGGTATTCAAGATGATGAAGCGATTGATTATGAAGCCATTCCACAAAAAAACGGTTTATACATTGAAAAAGATTTAGTGGAAGCACTCGAACGTTCATCTCGAACAGAGTATATTCTTGAGATGATGACTAAGTTTGGTCACAGCGGCGCAAATCAAGTCGGTCTCGGCTTTTGTGTCAATATTGATCATGCCGAATACATGGCTGCTGAGTTTAACAAGCACCAAATCGAGTCACTGGCTATCACAAGTAAACAAACGGAAGCAGAACGGGAACACGCCATTCAACGGCTGGAAGATGACCGGGATCCGCTATCGTTTATCTTTACCGTTGATCTTTTCAATGAAGGTGTCGATATCCCTAAAATCAACGTCATGCTGTTTTTACGTCCTACGGAATCGCCGACGATTTTTATCCAGCAACTCGGTCGCGGTTTGCGTAAACATGAATCTAAAGAATACGTTACGATTTTAGACTTCATCGGCAACAGCCAACGCGCTTTTGTCGCACCACTTGTCTTATCCGGTCAGCAATCTTTCCATTCCATCGACCGTTATCATGTCGCCAATGCGGTTCAAAACCATTTCCCGATTTTGCCTGAAGGTTCCTTGGCGATTTTGGATCGTGTGACAGAGACCTTCATCATTGAACAAATGAAAAAAATCGAGTTCTCAGCCAGTAAACAGTTACGCGAAAGTTATCAGCGGCTTATGACAATGATCGGCGACACACCATCATTAAACGATTTGGTCACGCATCCGGACGCACCGGCAATCGAAACCATTATTCAGCAGTGGAAAAGTGTCCTGCGATTAAAACAACTGGAAAAAGTAGCGACCGATGAAGAAGTGGCTTTATTGCTTAATCCGGATACACGACGTGTTCTTCAACATATCGAAAGTTGGTTCCCGATCCGCGAACCGTTCAGCTTGTTGATGATTCAATTACTATTCAACCAACAAACCATTTCAGCTGATGATGTCATTCAATCGACAGCAATCCGTTTTGCCGTTTCAGCGGAAGCCTTAACACATCGTTTGCCTTTGATTCAGCATTTGTTTAATCGCTGGTCTACTTCTTTAAAACACGATCGGATTATTTTGCTCGTTGAATCTGCCACTAGTGAATATGCCTTCTCGGAAGAGATGACCCGGGTTTTAGCATCGTCACCAGAGTTAGTCGACTATTTGCAGGAGTTGATCCAGGCAGGCCTCCACTCATTTGAGCAACTTTCCGGAGGCGAAAACTGGTTGACTAGCTCTCAATCGCTGATTTCGAGAATGACATACAGTCGTTCTGTCATCCAACGATTATTACAATCTCCAAGCCAGGAAGGTTCATGGCGTGAAGGAGTCGCACAAGCCGGAGACGATTATGTATTATTCGTGAATTTACACAAAAATGAATCGATTGAAGATCAGTTGAATTATCAAGACTACTTTATTGATAAAGACCATTTCCACTGGCAATCGCAAAGTATCGCTACAGCAACCGGAAAATCTGGTGAACTCTACCGCCACCACGAAGCACGCGGAATCAAAATTCATCTCTTTATTCGAAAAGCTGAAAAGGAGCAAGGTCGTTCCCTGCCCTTTACGTACTTCGGTGAACTGATTCACAAAAGCAGTCACGGATCAAAACCGATTAATGTGGAGTGGATTTTAAAAGAACCTCTAACAAGCGAAGAATTTATTTCGTGGAAAAAGCTTTCATGA
- a CDS encoding OsmC family protein — MKHHFHLTADWPGNRNDVGQIETGELKTKISIPDAMDGPGVGTNPDEMLLGAAATCYIITLAAMLERNNIPKVSLTMESEGIVDVTNGVFTYDAIIHRPTLILPAETTEANLIKARRLAEKAEGSCMITRALAGNVKVSLEAVVELEG, encoded by the coding sequence ATGAAACATCATTTTCACCTGACAGCAGACTGGCCTGGCAACCGCAACGACGTCGGACAAATCGAAACCGGCGAATTAAAAACCAAGATTTCAATTCCGGACGCAATGGACGGTCCCGGTGTCGGTACCAATCCGGACGAGATGTTACTTGGCGCAGCAGCAACCTGTTACATCATTACACTTGCTGCCATGCTGGAACGGAACAACATTCCGAAAGTGTCACTGACGATGGAATCGGAAGGAATCGTTGACGTCACGAATGGTGTCTTCACGTATGATGCGATCATTCACCGCCCGACACTGATTCTGCCGGCAGAGACCACCGAAGCGAACTTGATAAAAGCACGCCGTCTGGCTGAAAAAGCAGAAGGATCGTGTATGATTACGCGCGCACTGGCCGGTAATGTGAAGGTTTCGTTAGAGGCGGTCGTGGAGTTGGAAGGCTGA
- a CDS encoding (deoxy)nucleoside triphosphate pyrophosphohydrolase, with the protein MSKKTISVVGAVVTNSKNEILCALRSPVMSLPNLWEFPGGKIELGERPEESLRREIQEELNCTIQVGNHIETTRHEYDKVIVELSTFQSTIVSGEPQALEHAELRWVPVKQLDSLDWAPADIPAVQKIMKAFSTK; encoded by the coding sequence ATGTCAAAAAAGACAATTTCCGTTGTAGGTGCAGTAGTTACTAATTCAAAAAACGAAATTCTGTGTGCTCTTCGCAGTCCTGTCATGTCATTACCAAACTTATGGGAGTTTCCGGGCGGGAAAATCGAACTGGGTGAACGTCCGGAAGAGTCTCTCCGCCGCGAAATTCAGGAAGAGTTAAATTGTACGATTCAAGTAGGTAATCACATCGAAACGACACGACATGAATACGACAAAGTAATTGTTGAGTTATCGACTTTTCAATCAACGATTGTATCAGGTGAACCTCAAGCACTGGAACATGCCGAATTACGATGGGTACCCGTCAAACAGTTAGATTCTTTAGACTGGGCTCCGGCAGACATTCCAGCTGTTCAAAAAATCATGAAAGCTTTTTCCACGAAATAA
- a CDS encoding class I SAM-dependent rRNA methyltransferase has protein sequence MPREIYPVVVKTTALEQIKDGQPLLYKELFQKTNHLKEAGALLRLTTEDKEYLATGYFGKQEKGIGWLLTTDELQDIDETFFKEKIEAALDRRNDFFENDLIDTFRVFNGSGDGIGGLTIDCFDHHYLITFENEGIYSFKADIVSALESLIHFKSIYEKRAFQIDGQPVKGDDFLAGERGDFPEVLQENGIPLLYHLDAGMRTGLDIQQRELRSVVKQHAADRRVLNLFSDTGTLTAAALLGGATETTSVDFSTRSRNKTIEQLELHQLDPATQTILVQDAFDYIDQADKKTRFDFVIVHPPILVKTQARHFRAEVDLPALIQQTIHMTHRGGLLLITTDCPLFDQARFMKMVDQAFKKLRQTYEIIWESTPLEDFPEHASLKETASKSVLVRRK, from the coding sequence GTGCCACGTGAAATTTATCCGGTTGTCGTTAAAACGACAGCCCTTGAACAAATTAAAGACGGACAACCGCTTCTGTATAAAGAACTGTTCCAAAAAACCAACCATCTTAAAGAAGCCGGTGCCTTGCTCCGGTTGACAACAGAAGATAAAGAATACCTTGCAACCGGTTATTTTGGCAAGCAGGAAAAAGGGATCGGTTGGTTACTGACGACTGATGAACTGCAAGACATCGACGAAACCTTCTTCAAAGAAAAAATCGAGGCTGCCCTCGATCGTCGAAATGATTTTTTTGAGAATGATTTAATTGATACGTTCCGTGTGTTCAACGGTTCAGGAGACGGAATCGGCGGTCTGACGATCGATTGTTTTGATCACCATTATCTGATTACGTTTGAAAACGAAGGTATCTACTCGTTTAAAGCCGATATCGTATCGGCGCTCGAATCACTTATCCATTTTAAGAGCATTTATGAAAAACGGGCTTTCCAGATTGATGGACAACCGGTCAAAGGTGACGATTTCTTAGCCGGTGAACGCGGTGATTTCCCGGAAGTCTTGCAGGAAAACGGAATCCCTCTGCTGTATCATCTCGATGCCGGCATGCGCACCGGTCTTGATATTCAGCAGCGTGAACTCCGTTCCGTCGTCAAACAACATGCTGCAGACCGGCGTGTCCTGAATCTGTTTTCTGACACCGGTACGTTAACAGCGGCTGCCCTGCTCGGTGGTGCAACCGAGACGACAAGCGTTGATTTTTCAACACGAAGCCGTAACAAGACCATCGAACAATTGGAATTGCATCAACTCGATCCCGCAACACAGACCATTCTTGTGCAAGATGCTTTTGACTATATCGATCAAGCCGACAAAAAAACACGCTTTGATTTCGTCATCGTTCATCCGCCGATTCTTGTCAAAACACAGGCTCGTCATTTCCGGGCTGAGGTCGACTTACCCGCTTTGATTCAACAAACGATCCACATGACCCATCGTGGCGGTTTATTGCTGATCACGACAGACTGTCCTTTATTTGACCAAGCCCGCTTCATGAAGATGGTCGATCAAGCATTTAAAAAATTACGTCAAACATACGAAATCATTTGGGAAAGTACTCCTTTAGAAGACTTCCCGGAACATGCTTCTTTAAAAGAAACAGCTTCAAAATCTGTGTTGGTCCGTCGTAAATAA
- a CDS encoding aldo/keto reductase, with protein sequence MNKSVKLGKSNLTVNPIGLGTNAVGGHNLYPNLDEQAGRDLVRVALMNGINFLDTAYIYGPERSEELVGEVWSETVEREEVILATKGAHQLVDGKVVMNNSPDFLKQAVEDSLKRLRTDYIDLYYIHFPDETTPKDEAVAALAELKAEGKIRAIGVSNFSLEQLKEANKDGHVDVYQGEYNLFKRDAEKEILPYIREHGISFVPYFPLAAGLLAGKYDAETKFDDLRKNDPLFQEDVFKDNLAKVDLLRPIAEAKDAEVAHIVLAWYLAQDGIDAIIPGAKRAEQVTDTIRTLDVELTEDEIRQIDQIFS encoded by the coding sequence ATGAACAAATCAGTCAAACTCGGAAAATCCAATTTAACAGTCAACCCTATCGGTCTTGGAACGAATGCCGTCGGTGGACACAACCTCTATCCGAACCTCGATGAGCAGGCCGGTCGTGATCTTGTCCGCGTCGCTTTGATGAATGGCATTAATTTCCTCGATACAGCCTATATTTATGGTCCGGAACGTTCGGAAGAATTGGTTGGTGAAGTGTGGAGTGAAACCGTGGAACGTGAAGAAGTCATTCTCGCGACAAAAGGAGCCCACCAACTAGTTGACGGAAAAGTCGTCATGAACAACTCACCCGATTTTTTAAAACAAGCGGTCGAAGACAGTCTGAAACGTTTGCGGACAGATTATATCGATCTGTATTACATTCATTTTCCAGACGAGACGACACCAAAAGACGAAGCCGTCGCAGCGCTTGCTGAGCTGAAAGCAGAAGGTAAAATCCGGGCAATCGGTGTCTCGAACTTCTCACTCGAACAATTAAAGGAAGCGAATAAAGACGGTCACGTCGACGTTTATCAAGGAGAATACAATCTCTTTAAACGCGATGCCGAAAAAGAGATTTTACCGTACATCCGCGAACACGGCATTTCATTCGTACCGTACTTCCCGCTTGCTGCCGGTCTGCTTGCCGGAAAATACGATGCCGAAACGAAATTTGATGATCTTCGGAAAAACGATCCACTGTTCCAGGAGGATGTCTTTAAAGATAATCTGGCAAAAGTCGACTTGTTGCGTCCGATTGCAGAAGCAAAAGATGCCGAAGTCGCGCATATCGTCCTCGCCTGGTATTTGGCACAGGACGGCATCGATGCCATCATTCCGGGGGCGAAACGGGCCGAACAGGTTACGGATACAATCCGGACACTCGATGTCGAATTAACGGAAGACGAAATTCGTCAAATCGATCAAATCTTCAGCTGA
- a CDS encoding prohibitin family protein has protein sequence MREIKPKKRIRPSMIIAGVIVVALLAMTPFIVEQIEPGQVGVVYKPSSGVQDETLSQGWHIVSPITRVTEYPIRTQTKSLDNMTLATKDGKNIVVDFTYSFSVSPDQVTEVFNKFGPIEIDEIAAGYLKQRLYDASREQISKVTVLELFGEQSGNVSTSIQTQFAEDVKKIGFIIEDVALGAPKPDAKTQEAIDARVKASQELDKKKTDLAIAKAEAERLRVEAKGAADARLIEAQGLAKAQKELQKTLTEEMIQYEAVKKWDGKSPLVSGSGSMVQLPIPDQQTTTEEK, from the coding sequence ATGAGAGAAATCAAACCAAAAAAACGTATCAGGCCGTCGATGATCATCGCAGGTGTGATTGTCGTCGCACTTCTTGCGATGACACCATTTATCGTCGAACAAATCGAACCGGGACAGGTCGGTGTCGTCTATAAACCGTCAAGCGGTGTCCAGGACGAGACACTCTCTCAAGGTTGGCATATCGTTTCGCCAATCACACGCGTCACCGAGTATCCGATCCGGACACAGACGAAATCACTCGACAATATGACACTGGCGACAAAAGACGGGAAAAATATCGTTGTCGACTTTACGTACAGTTTTTCGGTTTCACCTGACCAGGTGACGGAAGTCTTTAATAAATTTGGTCCGATTGAAATTGATGAGATTGCAGCCGGTTACTTAAAACAACGTCTTTATGATGCGTCACGCGAACAGATTTCGAAAGTTACCGTTCTCGAGTTATTCGGGGAACAGTCCGGAAACGTCTCGACGAGTATTCAGACACAGTTTGCCGAAGACGTCAAAAAGATTGGATTTATCATCGAGGACGTCGCACTCGGAGCACCTAAACCGGATGCGAAAACACAGGAAGCGATTGATGCGCGGGTGAAAGCCTCACAAGAACTCGATAAAAAGAAGACGGATCTTGCGATTGCGAAAGCAGAAGCAGAACGTCTGCGGGTAGAAGCGAAAGGGGCAGCGGATGCCCGACTCATTGAAGCGCAGGGTCTTGCGAAAGCGCAAAAAGAATTACAAAAAACATTAACGGAAGAAATGATTCAGTATGAAGCCGTCAAGAAGTGGGACGGGAAATCACCACTCGTCAGCGGATCGGGCAGTATGGTCCAATTGCCGATTCCAGATCAGCAAACAACAACAGAAGAAAAGTAA